The following are from one region of the Anabas testudineus chromosome 2, fAnaTes1.2, whole genome shotgun sequence genome:
- the ift74 gene encoding intraflagellar transport protein 74 homolog: MASQRPPSSMGRPMSRSGSVVHGAGRPPTAIRPPPTAIRVATGMVPGTSGHPGMRGGIPITTPGVLSAQIKVTDRPVTQQGLSGMKTGMKGPQRQILDKSYYLGLLRSKINELTTETSKLHKEIDNYNQENSVYLSYEKRAEGLAAEIKDLQGQLADYNMLVDKLNTNTEMEEMINDYNILKAQNDSEAESIDSIFTERREREEAIRAIEEEIRKERRVADEVVQSMSAAKQEKYFTMATTNEELLQELTVLQEELDILVTKKEDYEADLAHSQIKQEVVQLHETLSALEAKRDAMEAEHKSLGSPQEEREKLFKQVKEDNQEIASMERQLTEIRDRTRQITEEIRQLEQDSEEAQGECQQKYKELKRKEEDIDRFLESFEDLRAQEQDKMAQSQENIVSLLEHCSRNMLRLRQVDTVTASELKNMQEVLVSKETEVVQSESTARGLTTESQRLQQDLEKVQQLEGKISGELSTLKERVSTMESELLTYRDLDALRHTAEEKKKRLQEDRVSLTQRQDSFKQLLETMNQKHEALKTKLQENETHAQLTNLERKWQHLEQNNFVMKEFIASKSQESDYGSVAKNVSQQVAEYNKSLVDSLQNNRS, from the exons ATGGCGAGCCAGAGGCCTCCATCAAGCATGGGCCGACCAATGAGCCGTAGCGGATCTGTGGTACATGGAGCTGGAAGGCCCCCAACGGCCATCCGACCTCCTCCTACAGCTATACGTGTTGCAACTGGG ATGGTTCCAGGTACAAGTGGACATCCTGGTATGAGGGGTGGAATACCCATCACCACCCCTGGTGTCCTGTCTGCACAGATCAAAGTAACTGACAGGCCTGTCACCCAACAGGGGCTTAGTGGGATGAAGACTGGCATGAAAG GACCTCAGAGACAGATTCTGGATAAGTCCTACTACTTGGGCCTTCTCAG AAGTAAGATCAATGAGTTGACCACAGAGACCAGCAAACTACACAAAGAGATTGACAACTACAACCAGGAGAACTCTGTCTACCTCTCCTATGAGAAGAG AGCTGAAGGCCTTGCTGCAGAGATAAAGGATTTACAAGGCCAGCTTGCTGACTACAACATG CTGGTGGACAAGCTAAACACCAacacagagatggaggaaaTGATCAACGATTACAACATT TTGAAAGCTCAGAATGACAGTGAGGCTGAAAGCATTGATAGCATCTTCACCGAGAGGAGAGA AAGAGAGGAGGCAATTAGGGCGATTGAAGAGGAGATTAGGAAGGAAAGGCGGGTTGCTGATGAGGTTGTTCAGTCAATGTCAGCGGCAAAGCAAGAGAAATAtttcaccatggcaacaaccAATGAAGAGCTGCTACAG gagTTAACTGTTCTCCAGGAGGAGCTGGACATTCTGGTAACGAAGAAGGAGGACTATGAAGCA GACCTGGCCCActcacaaataaaacaggaagtggtgcAGCTTCATGAGACTCTTTCAGCGCTGGAGGCAAAGCGTGACGCCATGGAGGCTGAGCACAAGAGTCTGGGCTCCccacaggaggagagagagaagttaTTCAAACAG gtgAAGGAAGACAACCAAGAAATCGCCAGCATGGAGAGACA aCTCACAGAGATCAGAGACAGAACCAGACAAATCACAGAAGAGATCCGCCAGCTCGAGCAGGACTCAGAGGAAGCTCAGG GGGAGTGTCAACAGAAATACaaggagctgaagaggaaagaggaggacaTTGACC GGTTCCTGGAGTCGTTTGAGGACTTGAGGGCTCAGGAGCAGGACAAGATGGCACAGAGCCAGGAGAACATCGTCTCCCTCCTGGAACACTGCAGCCGG aacatGTTGAGGCTGCGACAGGTGGATACAGTGACAGCCAGTGAGCTGAAGAACATGCAGGAGGTGCTGGTCAGCAAGGAGACAGAGGTGGTCCAATCAGAGAGCACCGCCAGGGGACTGACAACAG AGTCTCAGCGCCTGCAGCAGGACCTGGAGAaggtgcagcagctggaggggAAGATCTCTGGAGAGCTCAGCACTCTGAAGGAGCGCGTCAGCACCATGGAGTCTGAGCTGCTCACCTACCGAGACCTGGACGCCCTGAGACACACAGccgaggagaagaagaag aggctgcaggaggacCGGGTGTCCCTGACTCAGCGTCAGGATTCattcaaacagctgctggagaCGATGAATCAGAAACATGAAGCTCTGAAGACCAAACTGCAAGAAAACGAGACTCACGCTCAG CTAACCAACCTGGAGAGGAAATGGCAACACTTGGAGCAGAACAACTTTGTAATGAAAGAGT TCATTGCTTCTAAATCCCAGGAGAGCGACTACGGCTCTGTTGCGAAGAACGTCTCCCAACAAGTGGCTGAGTACAACAAGAGCCTCGTAGACTCACTGCAGAACAACAGGAGTTAA
- the LOC113163374 gene encoding leucine-rich repeat-containing protein 19: MERFQRSLLLLWLTVVGLISGNDCKSIQQVMTNKVLKIIPRSNNNSSVTKLVLEENLITLSEDDRLALASYSALVELHLDSNLVTAIPANYFSVVPNLRVLSLSKNNISSLDPKAFSNLSVLTELDLSHNMLTSFPPALFRGLNNLQVVKLQENPWNCSCPLLISIQEVKEANVNIGKGPEATCAFPEKQAGYDLFNATAVCYPSQLQTFTRDPQKSPTPVRSRQSLGSSTVLTTTLLPSHNHSISKDQTPVLGNIWKFTVCVGALALVTSMLIIFAIKGPSWYKLYHNYRHRLLDQNKDEGEDVVSTDFSERYLKHQTFTFKQGNGQLEEEEDDGDEYFEDPYIKREEVHEGKDNSPEP, from the exons ATGGAAAGGTTTCAACGATCTCTCCTATTGCTGTGGTTGACAGTAGTAGGA TTAATCTCTGGTAATGACTGTAAATCCATCCAACAGGTAATGACCAACAAGGTTCTGAAGATCATTCCTCGTAGTAACAACAATTCTTCTGTTACCAAACTGGTGCTTGAGGAGAACCTCATTACTCTGAGTGAGGACGACCGACTAGCTCTGGCTAGTTATTCGGCTTTGGTAGAACTCCACTTGGATAGTAACCTGGTGACTGCTATACCAGCCAATTACTTCTCTGTAGTGCCAAACCTCAGAGTGCTATCTCTGTCCAAGAACAATATCAGCAG CCTGGATCCCAAGGCTTTCTCTAACCTAAGTGTCCTGACAGAACTGGATCTGTCCCACAACATGCTGACCAGTTTTCCTCCAGCCCTATTCAGAGGGCTTAATAATCTACAG GTAGTGAAACTACAAGAAAACCCTTGGAATTGTTCCTGCCCACTGCTGATCAGTATTCAAGAGGTCAAAGAAGCAAATGTTAACATTGGTA AAGGACCAGAAGCCACCTGTGCTTTTCCAGAAAAGCAGGCTGGATATGATCTTTTCAACGCTACAGCTGTGTGTTACCCATCACAATTGCAAACCTTCACTAGAGACCCACAAAAATCACCAACACCGGTCAGATCGAGACAGTCTTTGGGCTCATCTACCGTGCTGACGACCACACTGTTGCCAAGTCATAACCACAGCATCAGTAAAG ACCAGACTCCTGTGCTTGGTAACATATGGAAGTTCACAGTATGTGTTGGAGCATTAGCACTAGTCACCTCTATGCTCATCATATTTGCCATCAAGGGGCCTTCCTGGTACAAGCTTTACCACAACTACCGTCATCGGCTGCTAGACCAAAACAAGGATGAGGGGGAGGATGTTGTGTCAACGGATTTCTCAGAGAGATACCTTAAGCATCAAACATTCACTTTCAAGCAAGGCAATGGGCAActagaggaagaagaagatgatggggatgagtattttgaggatcCATACATTAAGAGAGAAGAGGTACATGAAGGAAAGGATAATTCACCAGAACCATGA